Part of the Desulfovibrio desulfuricans genome, TACTTGAGTACGCTGCGCTCAAAATCCCGGCGCTTTCTTTTCAGTCCGCAAAACGCGTATTTTGCAAATTAGCCCAACACCAGCCATCGCCTCCGCTTTCGCTCCGGCGAGTATAAGGAAGGCAACTCCACGACCAGCTTCTTATGAAGGACGATATTTTTCTGACTTGTAGGACATTCGCTTGATCACGGTTGATCGGGGTAGGTGTTGTTTGCAATGGGCTGTTTTTTTGAACAAAATTTTTATCTATCTGCAATGGTTATTATTTTTATCGACTTGGAAAGCCAAGGGCATGCGCAAGGGGCAAAGCATTTATTCAAGGCATAAAAAACAGTGGTATTTGGCTGAAATGGAAACCATCCAAAGCGAAAGCGGACTCTGGCATTTACGCGGCGCGGAGGGAGATCGCCTGAGCGAGCAAAGCGAGGGGAAGGAAGCTCCCGCAGCTATAGCCGCGTTGCCCTCGTCATCCAGCGGAAGTTGAAAACCCTCTTAGGGGGTGTTCCGGGGGGAGTGCAGAGGGGGCCGAGGAGGGGCGCAGCCCCTAACAGGCCCCCTTTGCCCCGCGCCGGGGAGGCGCATAACCTTCGCCGAAAGGCGAAACCAAGTGCCCGCAGGGCAGCAAACCAAATCATTGTGGCCAGAGGGCGAAACCCCGTGCCCGAAGGCGGCAAAATCCAGTTATCTGCCAGCCGCGCAGCGGCGAAAAACAACACTCCCACCTTTCAAATACGCTTCCAACCCACCGGGCAACTGAAACCTCGTATTCCCCCGCCCCTTGGCAAGAGCATCATTCAGAGCCAGCAAAGTTCGGGCGCGAGCCTGACCGTGAATCTGCCCCGAACTGTCAGAATCTTTGTCAGCATTCCCCGCCGCAGGGCGGCACAAAAAACGCACAGCCCGAACATACAGGCGCAAGCGGGCGGCAGGGTGCAGCCCCGCCAGCAACTTCGCAGGCAAGGTCAGGCTGGGGCCTTCAACAATATCTTTCTTTGCTGAAAGCTCCGCGTCATCCTTCCCCACAATCCACGGATGTTCAGCCAGGGCCGCATCGAGCGCCGTATTCCAGTAATCCTCATCCAGCCGTGCCATTTGCCACAGATCATGCAGGGTGCGGTCAAGGGAGGGATTTTCTTCGCGCAGCAGGGGCAGCACATCCAGCCGCAGCCTGTTGCGCTTGTATTGGCGGCTCTGGTTGCTGGCATCCTCGCGCCAGTCAATGCCGCATTCGACCAACAATGTTCTCAGCGCTTGCGCGTCCGTTGCCAACAGCGGGCGCAGCAGATGGCGCTCGTCATCGCGAGCGGCCATGCCTCCAAGGGCGGGCCATCCTGTGCCCCGCGTGAGGCGCAGCAATACGTCCTCGCTCACATCGCCAGCGTGATGCCCAAGGGCGATAACGTCGGCCCCCACGGCAACGCGCTCCTGCTCAAGCAGGGCATAGCGCAATCGGCGTGCGGCATCTTCAATGCCAGTACCGCTGTTTTCGGCCAGCT contains:
- the tilS gene encoding tRNA lysidine(34) synthetase TilS, yielding MIKSAPTLQNIPPAAARLCLEVERFCLTRLGLAKDSRLLLALSGGADSTALAVVLHLLAPRLGLSLHALSVDHGLRDESAQDAVFTLQVCNILNIPCTVRQADVRKLAENSGTGIEDAARRLRYALLEQERVAVGADVIALGHHAGDVSEDVLLRLTRGTGWPALGGMAARDDERHLLRPLLATDAQALRTLLVECGIDWREDASNQSRQYKRNRLRLDVLPLLREENPSLDRTLHDLWQMARLDEDYWNTALDAALAEHPWIVGKDDAELSAKKDIVEGPSLTLPAKLLAGLHPAARLRLYVRAVRFLCRPAAGNADKDSDSSGQIHGQARARTLLALNDALAKGRGNTRFQLPGGLEAYLKGGSVVFRRCAAGR